A single genomic interval of Solimonas sp. K1W22B-7 harbors:
- a CDS encoding aspartate-semialdehyde dehydrogenase, with product MTRRFDVAVVGVSGLVGAAMLDLLHEREFPVGKVFPLDVAAAAGGVASFGRRELPVGDVAQFDFSQVQLALFSAGAAVAAEYAPKAAVEGCVVIDNSTQFRLDPEVPLVVPEVNPQDLAKHDVRGIVATPTCTVTLLALVLKPLLDAAGIERVNVATYQAVSGSGAEALEELGRQTADLLNFKPIEPKAYPRQIAFNVMAQIDAVEADGQTREELRLVQETARLLGDAVRVNATAVRVPVFYGHSAAVHLETREPLSVAQARELLGKAPGLELLDEPSIEGFPTPVTEASGQDAVFVGRLRRDPTHPRGLNLWLTGDNIRKGGALNAVQIAELLSRDYL from the coding sequence ATGACTCGCCGATTCGATGTTGCGGTAGTTGGCGTCAGCGGCCTGGTCGGCGCGGCGATGCTGGATCTCCTGCACGAGCGTGAGTTTCCGGTCGGCAAGGTCTTCCCGCTGGATGTGGCGGCAGCAGCCGGCGGCGTGGCGAGTTTCGGTCGCCGCGAACTGCCGGTGGGCGATGTCGCACAGTTCGATTTCTCACAGGTGCAACTGGCGCTGTTCTCCGCCGGTGCCGCGGTGGCCGCCGAGTACGCGCCCAAGGCGGCGGTGGAAGGCTGCGTGGTGATCGACAACAGCACGCAGTTCCGGCTCGATCCGGAAGTGCCGCTGGTGGTGCCCGAGGTCAATCCGCAGGACCTGGCGAAGCACGATGTGCGCGGCATCGTCGCCACGCCGACCTGCACGGTCACGCTGCTGGCGCTGGTGCTGAAGCCCTTGCTCGACGCGGCCGGCATCGAGCGCGTCAATGTCGCCACCTACCAGGCCGTTTCCGGCAGCGGTGCCGAGGCGCTGGAGGAACTGGGTCGCCAGACCGCCGATCTGCTGAATTTCAAGCCGATCGAGCCCAAGGCCTATCCCCGGCAGATCGCCTTCAACGTCATGGCGCAGATCGATGCGGTGGAGGCCGACGGCCAGACCCGCGAGGAACTGCGCCTGGTGCAGGAAACCGCGCGTCTCCTCGGCGATGCGGTGCGCGTGAACGCCACGGCGGTGCGCGTGCCGGTGTTCTACGGCCACAGTGCCGCGGTACACCTGGAAACGCGCGAGCCGCTGAGCGTGGCGCAAGCACGGGAGTTGCTGGGCAAGGCGCCGGGCCTGGAACTGCTGGACGAACCTTCGATCGAGGGTTTTCCGACGCCGGTGACCGAGGCCAGCGGGCAGGATGCGGTGTTCGTCGGCCGACTGCGCCGGGACCCCACGCATCCGCGAGGATTGAACCTGTGGCTGACAGGCGACAATATCCGCAAAGGGGGCGCTCTCAATGCCGTGCAGATCGCCGAGCTATTGAGTCGTGACTATTTATAA